One part of the Thermoanaerobacterium sp. CMT5567-10 genome encodes these proteins:
- a CDS encoding O-acetylhomoserine aminocarboxypropyltransferase/cysteine synthase family protein produces MRFNTKLLHLNYGPDEKTGASLTPIYQSTSFSHSAEELENIFKGSEYGFTYTRINNPTIEAFERRIASLESGIGAVACSSGMAAITLAILNILKTGDEILSSSGIFGGTYELFKDFENFGITVKFAKDNSIDAFKESITNNTKLIYIETIGNPKLDVLDIKSLSVLAHENKIPLIVDNTVTTPYLIRPIEMGADIVIHSTSKFINGHGNSIGGIIVDSGKFNWDFNKYSMLKKFEKYGQFAYLAKLRKGLFRNIGACMSPFNAYLNNLGLETLGIRMERLCENAYELAVFLKEFDKVLSVNYPGLRESPFHDIAKRQFGDKFGAILTIRVGSKEKAYKMINSLKYATNITNIGDTRTLIIHPSSTIFAESSDEEKKFMGVYDDLIRICVGLEDVEDLKEDFKQSIDRL; encoded by the coding sequence ATGAGGTTTAATACAAAGCTATTACATCTGAATTATGGACCTGATGAAAAGACTGGAGCCTCATTGACGCCTATATATCAATCTACATCATTTAGCCATTCAGCAGAGGAACTGGAGAATATATTTAAAGGCAGTGAATATGGCTTTACATATACGAGAATAAATAACCCAACTATTGAAGCTTTTGAAAGAAGGATTGCATCACTGGAAAGCGGAATAGGGGCAGTTGCATGCTCCTCAGGAATGGCTGCTATAACTTTAGCCATTTTAAATATCTTGAAGACTGGTGATGAAATACTATCTAGTTCAGGAATATTCGGTGGGACGTATGAACTATTTAAAGATTTCGAAAACTTTGGCATTACTGTAAAATTTGCAAAAGATAATTCGATAGACGCTTTTAAAGAATCTATAACTAATAATACAAAATTGATTTATATCGAAACGATTGGAAATCCTAAATTAGATGTTCTTGATATAAAAAGTCTTTCAGTTCTGGCACACGAAAATAAAATTCCTTTAATTGTGGATAATACTGTAACTACTCCATATTTAATTCGACCGATAGAAATGGGAGCAGACATCGTTATACATTCAACATCAAAATTTATAAATGGACATGGAAATTCTATTGGTGGAATTATAGTCGATTCTGGTAAATTTAATTGGGATTTTAATAAGTATTCAATGTTGAAAAAGTTTGAAAAATATGGGCAATTTGCTTATCTAGCAAAGCTTAGAAAAGGCCTCTTTAGAAATATTGGTGCGTGTATGTCTCCATTTAATGCATATCTTAATAATTTGGGTTTAGAAACGCTTGGGATAAGGATGGAGAGGCTATGCGAGAATGCTTATGAATTAGCTGTTTTTTTAAAGGAATTTGATAAAGTACTATCAGTTAACTATCCGGGGCTTAGAGAAAGTCCATTTCACGATATTGCAAAAAGACAGTTTGGTGATAAATTTGGCGCGATACTGACAATTCGTGTAGGTTCTAAAGAAAAGGCGTATAAAATGATTAATTCTTTAAAGTATGCAACAAATATCACGAATATAGGTGATACACGTACGCTTATAATTCATCCATCATCTACGATTTTTGCCGAAAGCAGTGATGAGGAAAAAAAGTTTATGGGAGTATATGACGATTTAATAAGAATCTGCGTTGGGCTTGAAGATGTGGAAGATTTAAAAGAAGATTTTAAGCAGTCTATTGATAGACTATAA
- a CDS encoding bifunctional precorrin-2 dehydrogenase/sirohydrochlorin ferrochelatase, protein MAYYPIMLNIKNKKCLVIGGGNVAYRKILSLLEFGGTVTAIAPKFIKDIWELSKNSKIELIDRKYQKNDVQNYNLVIVATNDKMLNKEISKECIDNNIPVNVVDDKELSTFITPSVIRRGDLTISISTNGKSPLLSRRIREMLENLITDEFGSLISELSSTRDKLKSSSMSLDEKIKLYDDIIRKSNLLKRDDK, encoded by the coding sequence ATGGCTTACTATCCTATAATGTTAAACATCAAAAATAAAAAATGCCTTGTAATTGGTGGTGGTAATGTAGCATATAGAAAGATATTGTCTTTACTTGAATTTGGTGGCACTGTTACAGCTATAGCACCCAAATTCATCAAAGATATTTGGGAACTGTCTAAAAACAGCAAAATAGAATTAATAGATCGAAAATACCAAAAGAACGACGTTCAAAATTACAATTTAGTAATTGTTGCAACCAATGACAAAATGCTTAACAAAGAAATATCAAAAGAATGCATAGATAACAATATACCTGTAAATGTCGTTGATGATAAAGAGCTTTCAACATTTATAACCCCGTCTGTTATAAGGAGAGGTGATCTTACTATATCAATATCAACAAATGGCAAAAGTCCCTTATTGTCAAGAAGAATAAGGGAAATGCTTGAGAATTTAATAACAGACGAATTCGGTAGTCTAATATCCGAACTAAGCAGCACAAGAGATAAACTTAAGTCATCGTCTATGTCGCTTGATGAAAAAATCAAATTATACGATGATATAATAAGAAAAAGCAATCTTTTAAAAAGGGATGATAAATGA
- a CDS encoding sulfurtransferase TusA family protein codes for MNEIKADSFIDITDVVCPITFVKAKVAIEELEDGQILEVRMNEGEPIKNVPSSFKDEGHKILNVINNRDGTYTIFVKKGGLVNEV; via the coding sequence GTGAATGAAATTAAAGCTGATAGTTTTATAGATATAACTGATGTAGTATGCCCTATTACTTTTGTAAAAGCAAAGGTGGCTATAGAAGAATTAGAAGATGGGCAAATCCTTGAAGTAAGAATGAATGAAGGAGAGCCGATTAAGAATGTACCATCCAGCTTTAAAGATGAAGGACATAAAATATTAAATGTTATAAATAACCGAGATGGAACTTATACGATATTTGTTAAAAAGGGAGGCCTTGTCAATGAGGTTTAA
- the thiS gene encoding sulfur carrier protein ThiS has product MNIKVNGNDQKIDREYTVKELLDVLNVKMKEYVTVQLNDEILSRDDFDKITVKDGDIVEFLYYMGGGGR; this is encoded by the coding sequence ATGAATATCAAAGTAAATGGCAATGATCAAAAAATTGACAGAGAGTATACTGTAAAAGAATTGTTAGATGTATTAAATGTTAAAATGAAAGAATATGTAACGGTTCAGCTTAACGATGAAATATTGTCAAGAGATGATTTTGATAAAATAACTGTAAAAGACGGAGATATAGTGGAATTCCTTTATTACATGGGAGGAGGAGGTAGATGA
- the cysD gene encoding sulfate adenylyltransferase subunit CysD, protein MDRLDMLEAQSIYILREAYKSFGKLGMLWSIGKDSTVMLWLAKKAFFGHCPFPFIHIDTTYKIPEMIRFRDKIAKEYNLDLIVYTNWDAINNGMGPEKGRLVCCKALKTDALQHVIDKYKFEGLIVGVRRDEEGSRSKERIFSERNKESEWNYTNQPPELWDQFKTDFPKGNHIRVHPILNWTELDIWKYIKRENIPVVDLYFAKNGKRYRSLGCAQCTGQIDSNASTVDEIIEELKHTNINERAGRAQDKEDAYAMQKLRKDGYM, encoded by the coding sequence ATGGATCGATTAGACATGTTGGAAGCTCAAAGTATATACATATTAAGAGAAGCTTACAAAAGCTTTGGAAAACTCGGTATGTTGTGGTCGATTGGGAAAGATTCTACAGTAATGTTGTGGCTTGCTAAAAAAGCTTTTTTTGGACATTGCCCGTTTCCCTTTATTCATATAGATACGACGTATAAAATACCCGAAATGATAAGATTTAGAGATAAGATTGCAAAGGAGTATAATCTCGACCTTATCGTCTACACAAACTGGGATGCTATAAATAATGGCATGGGGCCAGAGAAAGGCAGATTAGTTTGCTGTAAGGCACTAAAAACGGATGCATTGCAGCATGTGATAGATAAATATAAATTTGAAGGATTGATTGTAGGTGTGAGAAGGGATGAAGAAGGTTCAAGATCAAAAGAAAGGATTTTTAGTGAACGAAATAAAGAGTCTGAGTGGAATTACACAAACCAGCCTCCAGAGCTTTGGGATCAGTTTAAGACAGATTTTCCAAAAGGTAATCATATCAGGGTACATCCTATATTAAACTGGACTGAATTAGATATTTGGAAATATATAAAGAGGGAAAATATACCGGTTGTGGATTTATATTTTGCAAAGAATGGTAAAAGGTATAGAAGCCTTGGATGTGCACAATGTACAGGACAAATAGATTCAAATGCATCAACAGTTGATGAAATTATAGAGGAATTAAAGCACACAAATATAAATGAACGTGCTGGCAGAGCACAGGACAAAGAAGACGCATATGCTATGCAAAAACTGAGGAAAGATGGTTATATGTAA
- a CDS encoding molybdopterin-synthase adenylyltransferase MoeB, whose translation MNFSNEQLERYSRHIILKEVGAKGQQKILNSKVLIVGTGGLGAPAAMYLAAAGVGTIGLVDYDKVDLSNLQRQIIHRTKDIGKDKVISGKETINEMNPDVNVVTYHEWISSKNIIDIINDKDYDFIIDGTDNFPAKFLINDACVFMKKPFSHAGIIRFEGQTMTYVPGEGPCYRCVFQDPPPKDAVPTCKQAGVLGVMGGIIGTIQATEALKYILGVGELLTGYLLTFDALKMEFRKIKISKRKSCQVCGIHPSIKELIDYAKPQCDLKEAHK comes from the coding sequence ATGAATTTTTCTAATGAACAGTTAGAAAGGTATTCACGTCATATTATACTAAAAGAAGTTGGTGCAAAGGGGCAGCAAAAAATATTAAATTCAAAGGTTTTGATAGTAGGGACAGGTGGCCTTGGAGCACCAGCAGCTATGTACCTTGCGGCAGCAGGTGTTGGAACAATAGGATTAGTAGATTATGATAAGGTGGATTTATCGAACCTTCAAAGACAAATAATTCATAGAACTAAGGACATTGGCAAAGATAAAGTTATATCTGGTAAAGAGACAATCAATGAGATGAATCCTGATGTAAATGTAGTAACATATCATGAATGGATAAGCTCTAAAAACATAATTGATATCATAAATGATAAAGATTATGACTTTATAATTGATGGTACGGATAATTTCCCGGCAAAATTCTTAATAAATGATGCTTGTGTGTTTATGAAGAAACCTTTCTCACATGCCGGAATAATAAGATTTGAAGGTCAAACAATGACATATGTACCAGGTGAAGGACCGTGTTATAGATGTGTTTTTCAAGATCCGCCGCCGAAGGATGCCGTTCCTACATGTAAACAGGCAGGAGTGCTTGGAGTCATGGGTGGAATAATTGGTACGATTCAGGCGACAGAAGCATTAAAATATATACTTGGAGTTGGTGAACTTTTAACAGGTTATTTATTGACATTTGATGCGTTAAAAATGGAATTTAGGAAAATAAAAATATCGAAGAGAAAAAGCTGTCAAGTTTGTGGTATCCATCCTTCAATAAAAGAGTTGATAGATTATGCAAAGCCGCAGTGCGATCTTAAGGAGGCTCACAAATGA
- the hemB gene encoding porphobilinogen synthase, whose amino-acid sequence MELLKRPRRLRANEVIRRMVKETSISVDDLIYPMFVVPGENIKEEISAMPGVYRYSVDKLINEVKEVHNLKIPAVLLFGIPSKKDELGSEAYDDDGIVQKAVKSIKESIPQMIVITDVCMCEYTSHGHCGIVRDGYVQNDETVSYIAKIALSHVKAGADIVAPSDMMDGRVKAIRDILDENGYVNTPIISYSAKYASSFYGPFREAANSAPQFGDRKSYQMDPANSDEALREISLDIDEGADIIMVKPALPYLDIIRRAKDTFNIPIAAYNVSGEYSMIKAASQMGYIDEKSTVLESLTGIKRAGADIIITYFAKDVAKWLTIL is encoded by the coding sequence ATGGAATTACTAAAAAGGCCAAGAAGGCTTAGAGCAAATGAAGTTATAAGAAGAATGGTAAAGGAAACGTCTATAAGCGTAGATGATTTGATATATCCTATGTTTGTTGTACCTGGAGAAAACATAAAAGAAGAAATTAGTGCAATGCCTGGAGTCTATCGTTATTCTGTAGACAAGCTTATAAATGAGGTCAAAGAAGTACATAATTTGAAAATACCTGCCGTTCTGCTTTTTGGCATACCATCAAAGAAAGATGAATTAGGTTCTGAAGCATATGATGATGATGGGATCGTACAAAAAGCTGTAAAATCTATAAAGGAGTCAATTCCGCAAATGATTGTCATAACTGATGTATGCATGTGCGAGTATACAAGCCACGGGCATTGTGGAATTGTAAGAGATGGCTATGTACAAAATGACGAGACAGTTTCATACATAGCAAAAATAGCATTGTCACACGTCAAGGCAGGTGCAGACATCGTGGCTCCATCAGACATGATGGATGGACGTGTAAAAGCAATAAGAGATATCTTAGATGAAAATGGTTATGTAAACACGCCAATAATATCTTACAGCGCTAAATATGCCTCGTCATTCTATGGCCCTTTCAGAGAAGCAGCCAATTCAGCACCACAATTTGGAGATAGGAAGTCATACCAAATGGATCCTGCAAACTCTGACGAAGCTTTAAGAGAAATTTCACTTGACATAGACGAAGGTGCTGACATAATAATGGTTAAACCTGCACTGCCGTATCTTGATATAATAAGAAGAGCAAAAGACACATTCAATATCCCAATTGCTGCTTACAACGTAAGCGGTGAATACTCAATGATAAAAGCCGCATCTCAGATGGGCTATATAGACGAAAAATCTACAGTTTTAGAATCTTTGACAGGAATAAAAAGAGCAGGGGCCGATATCATAATAACGTACTTTGCTAAGGATGTTGCAAAATGGCTTACTATCCTATAA
- a CDS encoding sulfate adenylyltransferase subunit 1, which yields MLKFRETLKIVVVGHVDHGKSTVIGRLLYDTKSLPERAIEKVKRISKETGKPFEYAYLLDAFEEEQKQGITIDTTQIQFHTKKRDYVIIDAPGHVEFLKNMISGAANAEAALLVIDANEGVREQSKRHGYILSLLGIKKVYVLVNKMDLIDYSEEKFLDVKSDMDTFLKSINVFPQKYIPVSAFYGENIALRSKKMPWYKGDTVLDALDVFEKDKEIIDKPLRLPIQDVYKFDNRRIIAGRIESGVLNVGDEIVIYPSKRTSKIKSIEYWQEKDKTTKVEAGMSVGITLFDEFFYKRGEFITRKDDEAPLVGDTFKANIFWMGENRLTINKRYKLKLVTQETECEIAAINRVIDASTLFSNDNAKKVNTNEVAEVVIKTKDKICFDEFRNNHVTGRFVIVDGYDISGGGIINGLEILDVANKFVKGNVELPITCFDEYYYLIPYNEIKKVAVERKSYKIGDKLPINGDTYYYPDNFDVIDLNNELSALIRDGKLVDLINLNDYKYEGYPVYSSDGFLARVKNQDDFINFKNDFKESKYDLVDFANKWYDPIANKRIVYKAV from the coding sequence ATGCTTAAGTTTAGGGAGACTCTTAAGATTGTAGTTGTAGGCCACGTTGATCACGGAAAATCGACAGTTATCGGAAGGCTTTTGTACGATACAAAGTCATTGCCGGAGAGGGCTATTGAAAAAGTAAAAAGAATATCAAAAGAAACTGGTAAGCCATTTGAATATGCGTATTTATTAGATGCTTTTGAAGAGGAACAAAAACAAGGTATAACCATCGATACAACGCAAATTCAATTTCATACAAAAAAAAGAGATTACGTAATAATAGATGCACCGGGACATGTAGAATTTTTAAAAAATATGATATCTGGTGCAGCTAATGCAGAAGCTGCGTTACTTGTTATCGACGCCAATGAAGGTGTAAGAGAACAGTCAAAAAGGCATGGATACATTCTTTCATTGCTGGGCATAAAAAAAGTTTATGTTCTAGTTAATAAAATGGACTTAATAGATTATTCGGAAGAAAAATTTTTAGATGTAAAAAGCGATATGGATACCTTTTTAAAAAGCATTAATGTCTTTCCACAAAAATATATACCCGTATCCGCTTTTTATGGTGAGAATATAGCTTTAAGGTCAAAAAAAATGCCGTGGTATAAAGGTGATACAGTCTTAGATGCTTTAGATGTTTTTGAAAAGGATAAAGAGATAATCGATAAACCACTGAGGTTACCTATACAAGACGTTTATAAATTTGATAATAGAAGGATTATCGCTGGCAGGATAGAATCTGGCGTACTAAATGTGGGAGATGAAATAGTAATATATCCAAGTAAAAGAACGTCTAAAATAAAATCCATAGAATACTGGCAAGAAAAAGACAAGACGACAAAAGTTGAAGCGGGAATGTCAGTCGGAATTACGCTTTTTGATGAGTTTTTTTATAAAAGGGGAGAATTTATAACCCGCAAGGATGATGAGGCCCCACTGGTAGGAGATACGTTTAAGGCGAATATATTCTGGATGGGTGAAAACAGGCTGACAATAAATAAAAGATATAAACTTAAATTAGTTACACAAGAGACAGAATGTGAAATAGCCGCAATTAATAGAGTAATAGATGCTTCTACGCTTTTTTCCAATGACAACGCAAAAAAAGTAAATACTAATGAAGTCGCTGAAGTTGTGATAAAGACCAAAGATAAAATTTGTTTTGATGAATTTAGAAATAATCATGTAACAGGGAGATTTGTTATTGTAGATGGTTATGATATAAGCGGTGGAGGAATTATAAATGGCTTAGAAATTTTAGATGTAGCAAATAAATTTGTAAAAGGAAATGTGGAACTTCCAATAACCTGCTTTGATGAATACTATTATTTAATACCATACAACGAGATAAAGAAAGTAGCTGTTGAAAGAAAATCTTATAAAATAGGTGATAAGTTACCTATAAATGGAGACACATATTATTACCCTGATAATTTTGATGTTATTGACTTAAATAATGAGCTATCTGCCTTAATAAGGGATGGTAAACTGGTTGATTTAATCAATTTAAATGACTATAAGTATGAAGGTTATCCTGTATATAGCAGTGATGGATTTTTGGCAAGGGTAAAAAATCAAGATGATTTTATTAATTTTAAAAATGATTTTAAGGAGTCAAAATACGATTTAGTTGATTTTGCAAATAAGTGGTATGACCCTATAGCTAATAAACGGATTGTATATAAAGCTGTATAA
- a CDS encoding 4Fe-4S binding protein → MIFNDDLIKTLKDGGFIKQKQKDYYSIRIRVVAGNITAEQMRKVSELAEKYGRGYVTFTVRLGIEIPWVHYSKLQEVKEEVERIGLAMAGCGPRVRPIVACKGTVCPYGLIDTQGLAKKLDDEFFPTPGFPHKFKMGISGCPNNCTKPQFNDIGFQGQVEPELNEDLCTGCGLCADVCDVKAITIKDNLARRDDDKCIYCGSCIRVCPMDAWKKKRSGVAVFVGGKFGKRYNFGYHIADLVDVEKIPNIIEKTMNFYKSNGISKERLYDTINRIGLENFKKEILEDKNIK, encoded by the coding sequence ATGATTTTCAATGATGATTTAATAAAGACATTAAAAGATGGTGGATTCATTAAACAAAAGCAAAAAGATTACTATTCAATAAGAATAAGAGTAGTCGCAGGCAATATTACCGCTGAACAGATGAGAAAAGTATCTGAACTTGCTGAAAAATACGGCAGAGGATATGTCACATTTACAGTAAGGCTGGGGATAGAGATTCCATGGGTTCACTACTCTAAATTGCAAGAGGTAAAAGAAGAAGTTGAGAGAATTGGACTTGCAATGGCTGGCTGTGGACCAAGAGTAAGACCGATTGTAGCCTGCAAAGGTACTGTTTGCCCATATGGATTAATTGATACGCAAGGTTTAGCAAAAAAACTCGATGACGAGTTCTTTCCAACACCTGGTTTCCCTCATAAATTCAAAATGGGAATTTCAGGCTGCCCTAATAATTGTACGAAGCCTCAATTTAACGATATCGGATTTCAAGGGCAGGTAGAGCCTGAACTTAATGAAGATCTATGCACAGGTTGCGGACTGTGCGCAGACGTCTGTGACGTGAAAGCAATTACGATTAAAGACAATTTAGCCAGAAGAGACGATGATAAATGTATTTATTGCGGTTCATGCATTAGAGTGTGCCCAATGGATGCGTGGAAGAAAAAAAGAAGCGGCGTAGCAGTCTTTGTGGGCGGCAAGTTTGGCAAAAGGTACAACTTTGGGTACCATATTGCGGACCTTGTTGATGTAGAAAAAATACCAAATATTATTGAGAAGACAATGAATTTTTACAAAAGCAATGGCATCAGCAAAGAAAGGCTTTATGACACAATAAATAGAATTGGACTTGAAAATTTCAAAAAAGAAATTTTAGAAGATAAAAATATAAAGTGA
- a CDS encoding M67 family metallopeptidase, producing MIILSRNDYEKILDHAKKESPIEACGLLAGIVDGEKKFVKEVRLLTNIDRSPEHFSMDPKEQFEALKYFRENKFTLIGNFHSHPQSPARPSEEDKRLAFDSKLSYLILSLMDKENPVLKSFIIEYGNSYEEDILIED from the coding sequence ATGATAATACTGTCAAGGAATGATTATGAAAAAATATTAGATCATGCAAAGAAAGAAAGCCCTATTGAAGCATGTGGTTTACTTGCAGGAATAGTAGATGGTGAAAAGAAATTTGTAAAGGAAGTTCGTTTGCTGACTAATATAGATAGAAGTCCTGAGCACTTCTCGATGGATCCGAAAGAACAATTTGAGGCTTTGAAGTATTTCAGAGAAAACAAATTTACGCTTATCGGGAATTTCCACAGTCACCCCCAATCACCGGCAAGGCCGTCAGAAGAGGACAAAAGACTGGCATTTGATAGTAAACTTAGCTATTTAATATTGTCACTGATGGACAAAGAAAACCCTGTCTTAAAGAGTTTCATAATTGAGTATGGAAATAGCTATGAAGAAGATATTTTAATTGAAGATTAA